A window of Thermosipho affectus contains these coding sequences:
- a CDS encoding alanyl-tRNA editing protein, translating into MEIVVESIVKDGEKIYAVSSNSPFYVDFKGGQLGDRGYIGDAKVLGVFEKDGKIYHRIDRKIKQGILGVFIDEKHREFVRAHHTAQHILSASLHEVADINTVGFRMGFEYTTIDLDVPFIEDNVLQEAEILSNEIVRKCYNVEEIWVKRFELDKFNLRKAVSDKVKGDIRIIKIEDFDYSPCGGFHVKNTGEIGIIKILRKEKVKGNLTRVYFVASSLALSYFQKYNRILGGISKSLTSSVFELEEKVSKTLEDLKMYVSKVERLSQELAKYKIREIKSVGDVYYLEGEKEILRYIPKFFDKKDALLILFDGKSYSFTSTGKYNVGEIIMKLKEIYGGTGGGGRSKGNYISNIGFNRLLEVIE; encoded by the coding sequence TTGGAAATTGTTGTTGAAAGTATTGTAAAGGATGGAGAAAAAATATACGCTGTTTCTTCAAATAGCCCATTTTATGTGGATTTTAAGGGAGGACAACTTGGGGATAGAGGATACATAGGTGATGCCAAGGTTTTAGGTGTGTTTGAAAAAGATGGAAAAATATATCATAGAATAGATAGAAAGATAAAACAAGGAATCTTGGGGGTTTTTATAGATGAAAAACATAGGGAATTTGTAAGGGCACACCATACGGCACAACATATTTTATCTGCTTCACTCCATGAAGTTGCAGATATAAATACGGTTGGATTTAGAATGGGATTTGAGTATACCACTATAGATTTAGATGTACCCTTTATTGAAGATAATGTATTACAAGAAGCAGAAATACTGTCAAATGAAATCGTGAGAAAATGTTATAATGTAGAGGAAATTTGGGTTAAAAGATTTGAACTTGATAAATTTAATCTTAGAAAGGCTGTTAGTGATAAAGTGAAAGGTGATATAAGGATAATAAAGATTGAAGATTTTGATTATTCACCGTGTGGTGGTTTTCATGTGAAGAATACAGGAGAGATTGGAATAATAAAGATATTGAGAAAAGAAAAAGTTAAGGGAAACCTTACAAGGGTTTATTTTGTTGCTTCTAGTTTAGCTTTAAGTTACTTTCAAAAGTATAATAGGATTTTAGGTGGGATTTCAAAGAGTTTAACTAGTTCTGTATTTGAACTTGAGGAAAAAGTGTCAAAAACGTTGGAAGATTTAAAAATGTATGTATCTAAAGTTGAAAGACTTTCTCAAGAATTGGCAAAGTATAAGATAAGAGAAATTAAAAGTGTTGGTGATGTGTACTATTTAGAAGGTGAAAAAGAAATATTAAGATATATTCCAAAGTTTTTTGACAAGAAAGATGCTCTTTTAATTCTATTTGATGGTAAAAGTTATAGTTTTACATCAACTGGAAAGTACAACGTTGGTGAAATTATAATGAAATTAAAAGAAATATATGGTGGTACAGGAGGCGGGGGAAGAAGTAAAGGGAATTATATTAGCAATATAGGTTTTAATAGATTGTTGGAGGTGATAGAATGA
- a CDS encoding DRTGG domain-containing protein, with amino-acid sequence MRLSEIIEKIGAREVFLRDDCEIIHAYTGDLLSMVMKNAESSSIWITVQNHLNIIAVAAMTGIKAILLCENLDFSDEVIEKAKEENICLLKIPDNAFVVSGKVYALGIR; translated from the coding sequence ATGAGACTTTCCGAAATAATTGAGAAAATAGGTGCTAGAGAGGTTTTTTTGAGAGATGATTGTGAAATCATTCACGCATATACGGGGGACTTACTAAGCATGGTCATGAAAAATGCAGAGAGTAGTTCTATATGGATTACCGTTCAAAATCATTTGAATATAATTGCTGTAGCGGCTATGACCGGGATCAAAGCGATATTGCTTTGTGAGAATTTAGATTTTTCAGATGAAGTCATAGAAAAAGCAAAAGAAGAAAATATATGTCTTTTAAAGATTCCTGATAATGCATTTGTTGTTTCGGGAAAGGTATATGCATTGGGGATAAGATGA
- the ruvA gene encoding Holliday junction branch migration protein RuvA yields the protein MIHAIFGVLEKIENGKIYLNVNDLVYEVIVGDPGVFEEYLSQKIKVFTKMIVNDDGINLYGFLDVLKLKLFEKLLLVNKLGPKTALKIITSNDVSYIVSAIVNEDVKALSMLPGIGPKTAERIILELKDSMKEFDLTMSKKDKKVLEAIEALVTLGFSRIQSKKAVNRVLEKDDTLDDVIKKALKFLSR from the coding sequence GTGATACATGCAATATTCGGGGTTTTAGAAAAGATAGAAAACGGAAAGATTTATTTAAATGTAAACGATTTAGTCTACGAAGTTATTGTAGGGGATCCTGGAGTCTTTGAAGAATATTTAAGTCAAAAAATTAAAGTTTTTACCAAGATGATAGTAAATGATGATGGAATAAATTTATATGGATTTTTAGATGTTTTGAAATTGAAATTGTTTGAAAAGCTATTGTTAGTTAATAAGCTTGGACCTAAGACGGCGTTAAAGATAATAACTTCTAATGATGTATCATACATTGTAAGTGCAATTGTCAATGAAGATGTAAAAGCATTGTCCATGCTTCCAGGGATAGGGCCAAAGACTGCAGAAAGAATTATTTTGGAATTGAAGGATTCAATGAAGGAATTTGATTTAACAATGAGTAAAAAAGATAAAAAGGTGCTTGAGGCGATAGAAGCGTTGGTTACCTTGGGATTTAGTAGAATTCAATCTAAAAAGGCTGTTAATAGAGTTTTAGAAAAGGATGATACTTTAGATGATGTAATAAAAAAAGCGCTTAAATTTTTAAGCAGGTGA
- a CDS encoding BamA/OMP85 family outer membrane protein translates to MRKFFVLFFLGIFLFSFATVLEKVTINGLKLLDEKDLEFAYSQYLGKDINDYAILDIVKSLKSTGYFSSVEWSKIEGKGLELVIDVVENKKVEKVNLVVEGVGLISKETLDASITLKEDKPFSFVKFRESILNISKKYEDEGYIVSNVFSKNKEQAFIYVSGSVNATSVTFRVTEYALYEVEFSGETENIEDILTKIKENSKLKEYKSYLSKNWFLRLFDDEKSYYPKMSDLQRIFQEFGKYVYFSPYSKIQILSVESEKPSKKLKIIVVQNRLIKNPLFFESVEVEGNTLYDFPEITASGTLTNSDLLDILQKVKDWYEKNEYIVNVQPKIKDNKFIVSVTEYKFGDVKIEGLTRTKKYTFDDLIFIVPGDFANKSELRKTYVEIYKTQFFDNIDFDITPVSTNVLDVKLKLEEKTKRFNFIGGGAWGPPGDGKPWYEGFAAQVQLKTVNPFGFGQNIGLNLSLGLENKIVGLEYSIRKPFGRPLIFGTKLNYSYSTDDATITNNVGFSISLSTLKINNNSYIFGAGVDYKTTVSTQVSEEYLGGNVLGGYIFETLDDLIIPTEGIYLNFTGQRYFKVMGNAPVAYKFQEEASIHIPVGKFSIASRLYASQLLQEEGNKIYNYLSGLNSLRGATLEGNMAFLLNNDLRYVDKKSNYPFYFSLFGDMAYVGDTYTFDRIDWSVGVELGLNVPMLGLIRVGEAYYNDKWNFFFLMGKTF, encoded by the coding sequence ATGCGAAAGTTTTTTGTCCTTTTCTTTTTGGGAATCTTTCTGTTTTCATTTGCAACGGTACTTGAGAAGGTAACTATTAATGGTTTGAAACTACTTGATGAGAAAGATTTAGAGTTTGCATATTCTCAATATTTGGGAAAAGATATTAACGATTATGCAATTTTAGATATTGTAAAATCCTTAAAATCCACGGGTTATTTTTCAAGTGTGGAATGGTCGAAAATTGAAGGAAAAGGTTTAGAGTTAGTTATAGATGTGGTAGAAAATAAAAAGGTGGAAAAAGTGAACTTAGTGGTAGAAGGAGTTGGATTAATTTCGAAGGAAACTTTAGATGCATCTATTACTTTAAAGGAAGATAAGCCATTTAGTTTTGTGAAATTCAGGGAAAGTATTTTAAATATCTCAAAAAAGTACGAAGATGAAGGTTATATTGTTTCGAATGTTTTTTCAAAAAATAAAGAGCAGGCTTTTATTTATGTTTCGGGAAGTGTTAACGCAACAAGTGTAACTTTTAGAGTAACTGAATATGCATTGTATGAAGTGGAATTTTCCGGTGAAACGGAAAATATAGAGGATATTTTGACCAAAATAAAGGAAAACTCAAAATTAAAAGAATATAAAAGTTATTTATCAAAAAATTGGTTTTTACGTTTATTTGACGATGAAAAATCTTATTATCCAAAGATGTCTGATTTGCAAAGGATATTTCAAGAGTTCGGAAAGTATGTGTATTTTTCACCATACTCAAAAATACAAATTTTGAGTGTGGAAAGTGAAAAACCATCGAAAAAGTTGAAAATTATCGTTGTGCAGAATAGACTTATAAAAAATCCGTTATTTTTTGAGAGTGTGGAAGTAGAAGGAAATACCTTATATGATTTTCCAGAGATAACTGCGTCTGGCACACTGACGAATAGTGATTTGTTAGATATTTTACAAAAGGTAAAAGATTGGTATGAGAAAAATGAATACATAGTAAATGTTCAACCAAAAATAAAGGATAATAAATTTATTGTTAGTGTAACTGAATACAAATTTGGGGATGTGAAGATTGAAGGTCTAACGAGAACAAAGAAATACACTTTTGATGATTTAATTTTTATTGTACCTGGAGATTTTGCAAATAAAAGTGAACTTAGAAAAACATATGTTGAGATTTATAAAACACAATTTTTCGATAATATAGATTTTGATATTACGCCTGTTTCAACTAACGTTTTAGATGTAAAGTTGAAATTGGAAGAGAAAACAAAAAGATTTAACTTTATAGGAGGAGGGGCATGGGGACCTCCTGGTGATGGAAAACCGTGGTATGAAGGATTTGCAGCGCAAGTTCAATTAAAGACTGTTAATCCGTTTGGATTTGGACAGAATATTGGTTTAAATCTTTCTTTGGGATTGGAAAATAAAATAGTGGGGCTTGAGTATTCAATAAGAAAGCCGTTTGGAAGACCGTTAATTTTTGGTACGAAATTAAATTATTCTTATTCAACTGATGATGCAACTATAACTAATAACGTGGGATTTAGTATATCTCTTAGTACTTTAAAGATAAACAACAATTCATATATCTTTGGGGCTGGTGTAGATTACAAGACTACTGTTTCTACTCAAGTTAGTGAAGAATATTTGGGAGGAAACGTATTAGGTGGATATATATTTGAAACACTCGATGATTTAATAATTCCAACAGAAGGAATTTATCTAAACTTTACAGGGCAAAGATACTTTAAAGTTATGGGAAATGCACCTGTTGCGTATAAATTTCAAGAGGAAGCATCTATTCATATACCGGTTGGAAAGTTTTCGATAGCCTCTCGTTTATATGCATCTCAACTTTTACAGGAAGAAGGCAACAAAATATACAATTATTTGTCTGGATTAAACAGCCTTAGAGGAGCAACACTTGAAGGGAATATGGCATTTCTCTTAAACAATGATTTAAGATATGTAGATAAAAAGAGTAATTATCCATTTTACTTTTCGTTATTTGGTGATATGGCGTATGTAGGTGATACTTACACATTTGATAGGATAGATTGGTCTGTAGGAGTAGAACTTGGTTTAAATGTTCCAATGTTGGGGTTAATAAGAGTAGGTGAAGCGTATTATAACGATAAGTGGAATTTCTTCTTTTTAATGGGAAAAACATTTTAA
- a CDS encoding ATP-binding protein: MGLLTIADHVLDIAENSVKAGSKNIVLGIFETDREFTFEVRDDGPGIKDLDRVFDPFYTSRDKKIRRFGLGLPFLKQAVEMTGGTLDIQTKIGVGTKVRATFIKTHIDCQPVGDLISVFLSLLMNKNVNFQIKRCRNEECYEISSEVVKKYLGELDSPSKINILKEMIKELEYKEE; encoded by the coding sequence ATGGGACTTTTGACTATAGCAGATCATGTTTTAGATATAGCCGAAAATTCTGTGAAAGCAGGTTCAAAAAATATAGTGTTAGGAATATTTGAAACGGATAGGGAATTTACCTTTGAGGTAAGAGACGATGGACCTGGTATTAAAGATTTAGATAGAGTTTTTGATCCTTTTTACACATCGAGGGATAAAAAAATAAGAAGGTTTGGTCTGGGACTTCCATTTTTAAAACAAGCGGTTGAGATGACAGGGGGGACTTTAGATATACAGACAAAAATAGGTGTAGGTACAAAAGTAAGGGCTACTTTTATAAAGACACATATAGACTGTCAACCTGTAGGAGATTTAATTTCTGTATTTTTATCACTTTTAATGAACAAAAATGTAAATTTCCAAATCAAAAGATGCAGAAATGAAGAATGCTATGAAATAAGTTCAGAAGTTGTAAAAAAATACTTAGGAGAGCTAGATTCTCCAAGTAAAATAAATATTTTAAAGGAAATGATTAAAGAATTAGAATACAAGGAGGAATAA
- the ortB gene encoding 2-amino-4-oxopentanoate thiolase subunit OrtB: protein MSDLSYNAVMSRKNEIMKRAVGIDYEKFIISDIVFDYEKMMQEVGYSLEKVREIQQETGVGNTPLVELKQINRLIKKIAPKGKGARIFIKDEATNPSGSYKDRRASVSVYHAQKHGYKGVIAATSGNYGAAVASQAAKRGLKCIIVQECYDSKWIGQPEILEKARACEAYGAEVVQLTVGPELFYYTLVLLEKTGFFNASLYTPYAIAGVETLGYEIAKQTKELVGKYPDAVVITHAGGGILTGTARGLKKAGAVETQVVAASVNLKGLHMASDNDFNKKYFTTGHTGFGLPFATFPDRSDVPKNAARALRYMDKYLLVSQGEVFYITEMLAQLEGMQRGPAGNTSLAAAFALALEMDEDKVIVVNETEYTGAGKLPSAQLTFAKKMGMEIKRGDPINEDLPGKRIVIPEHPSQIGYIELNMDNVRKSYVKEVMKRYNKRKFSDEEIKFMAEDTKTTEEKIMQIVKDLLGGE, encoded by the coding sequence ATGTCTGATTTATCGTACAATGCAGTTATGTCTAGAAAAAATGAGATTATGAAAAGAGCGGTAGGTATAGATTACGAAAAATTTATAATATCAGATATTGTTTTTGACTATGAAAAAATGATGCAGGAGGTAGGATATAGTTTAGAAAAGGTCAGGGAGATTCAACAAGAAACAGGGGTTGGGAACACACCATTAGTAGAGTTAAAACAAATTAATAGACTTATAAAAAAGATTGCTCCAAAGGGTAAAGGTGCACGGATTTTTATAAAAGATGAAGCTACAAATCCTTCTGGAAGTTACAAGGATAGAAGGGCGTCTGTGAGTGTATATCATGCACAAAAACATGGATATAAAGGAGTAATTGCCGCAACTAGTGGAAATTATGGAGCGGCAGTTGCATCACAAGCAGCAAAAAGGGGTTTAAAATGTATAATTGTACAAGAATGTTATGACAGTAAATGGATTGGACAACCAGAAATTTTAGAAAAAGCCAGGGCATGTGAAGCATATGGAGCAGAAGTAGTCCAATTAACAGTAGGTCCAGAACTTTTTTATTATACATTAGTTTTACTTGAAAAAACGGGATTTTTTAACGCTTCTTTGTACACACCATATGCAATAGCAGGAGTTGAAACCTTAGGCTATGAGATAGCCAAGCAAACAAAAGAGCTTGTAGGAAAATATCCGGATGCCGTGGTGATTACCCATGCAGGTGGAGGAATTTTAACTGGAACTGCAAGAGGATTGAAAAAAGCAGGAGCTGTAGAAACACAAGTGGTTGCAGCGAGTGTTAATTTGAAAGGACTTCACATGGCAAGTGATAACGATTTTAATAAAAAGTATTTTACTACGGGTCATACGGGTTTTGGATTACCTTTTGCTACCTTCCCCGATAGATCAGATGTACCAAAAAATGCAGCACGTGCTTTAAGATATATGGATAAATACTTACTTGTTTCCCAAGGAGAGGTTTTTTATATAACAGAAATGCTTGCGCAACTTGAAGGTATGCAAAGAGGACCTGCTGGTAACACTTCGCTTGCTGCGGCATTTGCACTTGCACTTGAAATGGATGAGGATAAAGTAATTGTGGTTAATGAAACGGAATATACGGGTGCTGGAAAACTTCCATCTGCTCAGCTTACTTTTGCAAAAAAGATGGGAATGGAAATAAAAAGAGGAGATCCAATTAATGAGGACTTGCCTGGGAAAAGAATAGTTATTCCAGAGCATCCTTCGCAGATAGGATATATCGAGCTTAACATGGATAATGTAAGAAAAAGTTATGTAAAAGAAGTGATGAAAAGGTATAACAAAAGAAAGTTTAGTGATGAGGAAATCAAATTTATGGCTGAGGATACAAAGACTACAGAAGAAAAAATAATGCAAATTGTTAAAGATTTACTTGGAGGTGAATAA
- a CDS encoding PHP-associated domain-containing protein has product MKCDLHIHTCLSPCADITMVPGEVLKRAPDVVAICDHNIGGNVKSFRDVFQRCGKLVVPGIEVQTIEDVHILGYFFDILSLETFSLIVKKHLPKVNYDPERFGYQLYVNEKDEFTGVEETPLGFPTDLSLEKVISLILKFEGIPVYAHIGRKFGILYQLGVFPRLSVNICEVTNKEELDIARKNGFVAISSSDAHFLEQIGERYSIIDCEIKTVKSVLLSIVEGKVKTIWDF; this is encoded by the coding sequence ATGAAGTGTGATTTACACATTCATACGTGTTTGTCTCCTTGCGCGGATATTACAATGGTTCCAGGTGAGGTATTAAAAAGGGCACCAGATGTTGTGGCTATTTGTGATCATAACATAGGAGGAAATGTGAAAAGTTTCCGAGATGTTTTTCAAAGATGTGGTAAGTTAGTTGTACCTGGAATTGAGGTCCAGACGATAGAGGATGTACACATTTTAGGTTATTTTTTTGACATTCTTTCTTTAGAAACCTTTTCTTTGATAGTAAAAAAACATCTGCCAAAAGTTAATTATGATCCGGAACGCTTTGGATATCAGTTATATGTCAATGAAAAAGATGAGTTTACAGGTGTTGAAGAAACACCATTGGGTTTTCCTACCGATTTGTCTTTAGAAAAAGTAATTTCCCTTATTTTAAAGTTTGAAGGAATACCCGTATATGCGCATATAGGAAGAAAATTTGGAATTCTGTACCAATTGGGTGTATTTCCACGTTTATCGGTGAATATTTGTGAAGTTACAAATAAAGAAGAGCTGGATATAGCACGTAAGAATGGGTTTGTAGCCATATCTTCTTCTGATGCCCATTTTTTAGAGCAGATTGGTGAAAGATATAGTATAATAGATTGTGAAATAAAAACGGTAAAATCTGTATTACTTTCTATTGTTGAAGGCAAGGTGAAAACAATATGGGACTTTTGA
- the oraE gene encoding D-ornithine 4,5-aminomutase subunit OraE, whose product MLDPKKPIDIDEILKDLDKYRPKRKGWVWRKRLPEGTKIGDYKYYQVSEDLKNSIPLPAAHYFGSIDPQPEVVITSEIASGRFEDDIRRMRMAAWHGADHIMVIRTLGQSHYDGLIEGTPEGIGGIPITRKQLRATRKALDLIEEEVGRPINFHSYVSGVAGPEIAVLFAEEGVNGAHQDPQYNVLYRGINPIRSFVDAAVAKKIMASVNMLQIDGAHNANASAKLAWTVMPELLVQHGINCMYSLKAGMKKEYIALSTVPPVVAPMPEFRYNLPYAVALRELFDGFKFRAQMNTRYIESDLFDATRIHVLNTLISRLTSADLQSTITPDEGRNVPWHVNSIRGVETAKHTLVALDGMKQYVKIDEKKIRERVRELKMRAILMLEEILDMGGYFEALEAGMFVDNGYYPERIGDGIARKKDGEIAAGTVVPRDADYMAPVCEHFGYNNLPKDIEKPCDLIGGCTLHNPDKIQFIDELDESDNVNVRLEKIRDMRKRKVIKPEVEWFSDGWIQMDMTFALPKELAEAAAIALCEKLGLEEPTIIHKTILHPSEGTYIEVKAKVPFEIEIDKLELPKKPETLPEEEIFEYVKNNPIHVVAGTVGNDEHSVGLREILDIKHGGIEKYGIKYTYLGTSVPPEKLIDAAIETGAKAILASMIITHNDVHVQNMKKIHELAIEKGIRDKVIIIAGGTQINNDLAIENGMDAGFGRGTKGIHVASFIVKKLKEKESK is encoded by the coding sequence ATGCTTGATCCAAAAAAACCTATAGATATAGATGAAATATTGAAAGATTTGGATAAATATAGGCCAAAGAGAAAAGGGTGGGTGTGGAGAAAAAGACTTCCTGAAGGTACGAAAATAGGAGATTACAAGTACTACCAAGTTAGCGAAGACTTGAAAAATTCTATTCCTCTTCCCGCTGCACACTATTTTGGAAGTATAGATCCACAACCTGAGGTTGTAATTACTTCGGAAATTGCCTCCGGAAGGTTTGAAGATGATATCAGAAGAATGAGAATGGCCGCTTGGCATGGAGCAGACCATATTATGGTTATAAGGACTTTGGGACAATCGCATTACGATGGACTTATTGAAGGTACACCAGAAGGTATAGGTGGTATTCCCATTACAAGAAAACAACTTAGAGCTACAAGAAAAGCCTTAGATTTGATAGAAGAAGAGGTAGGAAGACCTATAAACTTTCACAGTTATGTGTCGGGGGTTGCTGGACCTGAAATTGCCGTTTTGTTTGCAGAAGAAGGGGTAAATGGAGCGCACCAGGATCCTCAATATAATGTTTTGTATAGGGGAATTAACCCTATTCGTTCATTTGTAGATGCTGCCGTTGCAAAGAAAATTATGGCTTCTGTTAACATGTTACAGATTGACGGCGCACACAATGCCAATGCCTCTGCAAAGCTTGCATGGACAGTTATGCCTGAACTTTTAGTACAGCATGGAATTAATTGTATGTATTCTTTAAAAGCAGGAATGAAGAAAGAATATATTGCACTTTCTACGGTGCCACCTGTTGTAGCACCAATGCCCGAGTTTAGGTATAACCTTCCTTATGCAGTGGCTTTAAGAGAATTATTTGATGGATTTAAATTTAGAGCTCAAATGAATACAAGATATATAGAATCCGATTTATTTGATGCGACAAGGATACATGTGCTTAATACATTGATTTCAAGACTAACCTCTGCTGATCTACAATCAACTATTACTCCAGATGAAGGTAGAAATGTGCCGTGGCATGTAAACTCAATACGTGGAGTAGAAACGGCAAAGCACACCTTAGTAGCATTAGATGGAATGAAGCAGTATGTGAAAATAGACGAAAAGAAAATTAGGGAAAGGGTCAGAGAACTTAAAATGCGTGCAATTTTAATGCTTGAAGAAATATTGGATATGGGAGGATATTTCGAAGCGTTAGAAGCAGGGATGTTTGTTGATAATGGATATTATCCAGAGAGAATAGGAGATGGAATTGCAAGGAAGAAAGATGGCGAGATAGCTGCAGGTACAGTAGTACCAAGAGATGCAGATTACATGGCGCCAGTTTGCGAGCATTTTGGTTACAACAATTTACCAAAAGATATAGAAAAGCCATGTGATTTAATTGGTGGATGTACTTTACATAATCCAGATAAAATACAATTTATAGACGAATTAGATGAAAGTGATAATGTTAATGTTAGACTTGAGAAGATAAGGGATATGAGGAAAAGAAAGGTTATTAAACCTGAGGTTGAGTGGTTTTCAGATGGTTGGATCCAAATGGATATGACATTTGCACTACCTAAAGAACTTGCAGAAGCTGCTGCTATAGCGTTGTGTGAAAAATTAGGGCTTGAGGAACCAACGATTATTCATAAGACAATATTACATCCATCTGAAGGAACATATATTGAAGTGAAAGCAAAGGTGCCATTTGAAATTGAAATTGATAAATTGGAACTTCCAAAAAAACCTGAAACTTTGCCTGAAGAAGAGATATTCGAATATGTAAAGAACAATCCTATACACGTAGTTGCCGGTACAGTGGGGAATGATGAGCATTCTGTTGGATTAAGGGAAATATTGGATATTAAACATGGAGGAATTGAAAAGTATGGTATAAAATATACGTATCTTGGGACAAGTGTTCCACCTGAAAAGCTCATAGATGCAGCTATTGAGACTGGAGCAAAGGCAATACTTGCATCTATGATTATAACTCACAATGATGTGCACGTACAAAATATGAAGAAAATCCACGAATTAGCTATTGAAAAAGGTATAAGGGATAAGGTTATAATTATTGCAGGTGGGACACAAATTAACAATGATTTGGCAATTGAAAATGGTATGGATGCAGGATTTGGTCGGGGAACAAAAGGAATACATGTTGCTTCATTTATAGTAAAAAAATTAAAGGAGAAAGAATCTAAATAA
- a CDS encoding TatD family hydrolase has protein sequence MRFVDTHAHLHMKHFDKDRKEIIEKLNDFPFLVNVATNIEDSYLSLSLAKNYEKIYATVGVHPHDSKDVSKDYLGVLEKLAKDEKVVAIGEIGLDYYRNISPFEIQQKVFTEQLILAKELNLPVVVHIRDAYEDAYNIIEMIGHFNGVIHAFSGDKEYALKFVKLGFFLGIGGPVTYKKNENLRDVIRFVGEENIVPETDCPYLPPQPFRGKRNEPGYVRFVVEEINRVLGEDVSETLVKNAAELFEVKL, from the coding sequence ATGAGATTTGTAGATACGCATGCGCATTTACATATGAAACACTTTGATAAAGATAGAAAAGAAATAATAGAAAAGTTAAATGATTTTCCGTTTTTGGTTAATGTTGCCACTAATATTGAAGATAGCTATTTATCTTTATCTCTTGCAAAAAACTATGAAAAAATTTACGCTACAGTAGGTGTTCATCCACATGATAGTAAAGATGTGAGTAAAGATTATCTTGGGGTTTTGGAAAAGTTAGCAAAAGACGAAAAGGTAGTAGCCATCGGAGAAATAGGATTGGATTATTATAGAAATATTTCACCTTTTGAGATTCAACAAAAAGTTTTTACTGAGCAACTTATTTTGGCAAAGGAGTTAAATTTACCAGTTGTTGTGCATATTAGGGATGCATATGAGGATGCGTATAATATAATTGAAATGATAGGACATTTTAATGGGGTAATACATGCATTTAGTGGTGATAAGGAATATGCGTTGAAGTTTGTAAAATTGGGATTTTTTTTGGGAATAGGGGGACCTGTAACGTATAAAAAGAACGAAAATTTAAGAGATGTGATCAGATTTGTGGGAGAAGAAAATATTGTTCCAGAAACTGATTGTCCATACCTTCCACCACAGCCGTTTAGGGGAAAGAGAAATGAACCGGGGTATGTAAGATTTGTTGTGGAGGAAATTAACAGGGTTTTGGGTGAAGATGTTTCAGAAACTCTTGTGAAAAATGCGGCAGAATTATTTGAGGTGAAATTGTGA
- a CDS encoding ornithine aminomutase subunit alpha, producing the protein MNKLKPRKDDFKERSKHLQKMTEEELNQYFWHLVEKVVDPLIELAETHTSPSVERSVLLRMGFNSLEASKIVDLVFQRNLLGKGAGHIVWRIAKEKNMDILDAGRALIEGKYWEDVDRIFKGVNNDA; encoded by the coding sequence GTGAATAAGTTGAAGCCTAGAAAAGACGATTTTAAAGAAAGAAGTAAACATTTACAAAAGATGACCGAAGAAGAACTTAATCAGTACTTTTGGCATCTTGTTGAAAAAGTTGTTGATCCTCTAATAGAGCTTGCAGAAACACATACTTCTCCTTCTGTGGAAAGATCAGTACTTCTTAGAATGGGATTTAATAGTTTGGAAGCTTCAAAAATTGTAGATTTAGTTTTTCAGAGAAATTTGTTGGGAAAGGGCGCAGGTCACATTGTTTGGAGAATAGCTAAAGAGAAAAATATGGATATTTTGGATGCAGGAAGGGCACTTATAGAAGGGAAGTATTGGGAAGATGTGGATAGGATATTTAAAGGGGTGAATAATGATGCTTGA